The Salinivibrio kushneri genomic interval TACTGCGCCAGTTCAATCACCGATTGGTCTGCCTCAACGGTTTGTACCTCAGTGCGCATTAAGTCTTCGACTTTGGTGTCCATATCGGGTTGGTAATCATTCCACCATAAATCGACGAATACATCTTGCACCGAGAAAAAGCCGACTAATTCATTTTGCTTGTCGACCACCGGTGCGCCTTGTAACTGATAGCGGTTGAGTTGCTCTAATGCATCGGCCACAAACTGGTGGCTTTGTAAGGCGCAGTGAACAGGCTTCATGTTTTTTTCAATGGTTAAGGTTTCTTGGGTCATAGTAGGTCTCTCAGAATAATTTGCAGACGGGAGCGTCAATGCAGAAATGTGTGCGGTTTTGTGTTCTCTTTCTGGATTAATAATTAGCCAGTACCCCATGCCGACAAGGCCTGCGCCGCCGACAATATTGCCGAGGGTGACAGGGATTAAATTGGCACTGATAAACTGGATCAGGTTTACGTCACTAAAGGCTGCGGGAGAGCTGCCCACCGCTTGCCAAAAGCTGTCTGGTGCGAAGGTGGCGATGCTCATGCCCAATGGCACCATGAACATATTGGCCACACTGTGTTCAAAACCGGTGCTGACAAACATGGCGACAGGCAAAATCACCATCACGGCTTTGGTCAGCGGATTTTGCGAGGTGAATGTCATCCAAATCGCCAAACAAACCAACAAGTTACAAAGCACACCAAGAGAGAATGCTTGCAGCCAGCTGTGATGCAGTTTGTGCTGAGCCACATGAAGAGCGTTGAGCCCCCACTGCCCATCATCAAGCTGGTATAAACCCGCCGCCATCACGATCAGCACCAACAAGAGCGCGCCACATAAGTTGCCGATATACACCCTTGCCCAGGTATAAAGCAGGTTGCGTGTACTGATTTTGCCGTTGGCGCGCGCGAGCATGGAGAGCACGGTACTGGTAAACAATTCCGCGCCGCC includes:
- the focA gene encoding formate transporter FocA translates to MVTPIHTDGPAALLVQAEQYAESKPRKSTRMAVGLAMMAGLFIGLAFVFYLTVTTGSTAGWGLTRLMGGLAFSMGLILVVLGGAELFTSTVLSMLARANGKISTRNLLYTWARVYIGNLCGALLLVLIVMAAGLYQLDDGQWGLNALHVAQHKLHHSWLQAFSLGVLCNLLVCLAIWMTFTSQNPLTKAVMVILPVAMFVSTGFEHSVANMFMVPLGMSIATFAPDSFWQAVGSSPAAFSDVNLIQFISANLIPVTLGNIVGGAGLVGMGYWLIINPEREHKTAHISALTLPSANYSERPTMTQETLTIEKNMKPVHCALQSHQFVADALEQLNRYQLQGAPVVDKQNELVGFFSVQDVFVDLWWNDYQPDMDTKVEDLMRTEVQTVEADQSVIELAQYMSIDNQVLYPVSDAGIATRFTTQSALERAKTQTLSRPYIYPVMRDERLVGVISRSDVVRALAPLYGNAMDILPADAKEGLVSA